In Tautonia marina, the genomic stretch CGGTCGTCGGCACGCCCGAGGCGGCCAGGGTCGAGGCAGCGGCATACGAGCGCCGGGTCTCAGAGAACATCACGGTGTTGCTCGTTCCGTCCCGAATCTGCGAGAGCTTCACCGCGCCCAGGGCCTTGCGGTAATCCGGGTTGACGGTCGTTTGGCCGGGCAGGAAGCGGGGGGCCGACCGATTGATCTGGAAGTTGAACACGCCCAGCCGGTTGGTGTTCGGCTCCTGGAAGGAGAACCCGCTGCCGTATTCCGACGAGGCGGTGTTGCCGGTGCTGGCCACGTAGTTGGCGTAGGCAATGGTGCCGTCCATCTTCGTGCTGTGGATGTCGGACGGGCAGATGTAGGCCGACACCAGGGCGGTCTGAGCCGTGAAGTTCGCGGCCGTCGGCCCGAACAGGTTCAAATTGATTTCAAGGTTAAACGCCGCGTAGGCGGCCGAGCCCTCCATGAACGGCAAGAGCTGGGCCAGCGGGGTGGCCCGACCGCCGCAGGTGCTGCCGGCGGGGTTCTCGGCGGTGCCGCACGGGCCGTTGCCGGGAGGCAAGGTGCCGTAGGTGCTCTCAAAGTTCAGCGCCGCCAGGGCAATCTGCTTCAGATTATTGGTGCACTGGGCGCGGCGAGCGGCCTCTCGGGCACTCTGAACGGCAGGCAGAAGCAAGGCAATGAGCACGCCGATGATGGCGATGACGACGAGCAGCTCAATCAGGGTAAACGCACCGCGGACGGCGGTCGCCCGACGCGAAGAAAACGCGCGACTCATAATTGGCAAGGGTCCTTAGAAACGGCTGTTCAGTCTGATCTCGGAGGGTGGGGGCGGATTCTCGGAAGTAAGGGCGTGTTCCTGGGGCGAGGACCGAAACGGCTCACCCTCGTCGGTGAATCCGCCGGCCGAACGTGATGAAGGACAGCTCGAGGCCACTGCCCCCGGCAACTCAGATCAAGACAGAGAACCGTGACGATTGAAGAAGCAAAGCGGGCGGGAACCCCTTCACACGAGGACGACGAACATCGACCCCGCGTGAGGGTGGCGTATTCTAGGAGGGCTTCGACCGAAATTTCCAGGCCAGGCGCGCGATTTTGTCGATTGTGTTGCTCGGAAACGTCGCACAGGCGGCGGGGCCCGAAGGCCGGTCAGGATGCAAACCGTTCCAGGTCTTCCCCTTTGGGAATCACCGTGATCCCCCCTTCGGTGATGGTAAAGCCCCGAGCGCGGTCCAGCTCCGGGTCGTCTCCAATCGAGAATCCGGGGGGAACGTGAACGTGTTTGTCGAGAATCGCGCGCCGGACCCGAGCGTGGCGGCCCACCTCGACCCCCTCAAACAGAATCGCGTCTTCGACCTGCGCGAAGCTGTTGATGCGCACGTTCGGCGAGAGCAGGCTGCGGTGCGCCCGACCTCCCGAGAGAATCGAGCCGTTGCAAACGATCGAATCGTAGGCCGCCCCGACCCGGTGGTCGATCGCGTGCACGAATTTCGGCGGGGGCAACGAGGGCTGAAAGGTGTGAATCGGCCACGACGGGTCGTACAGGTTCAGACTGGGATCGACCTGAATCAGATCCATGTTCGCCTGATAGTAGGCGTCGAGCGTTCCCACGTCTTTCCAGTAGGCCGCGGCCTTGCGGTTCTCGTCTCGGAACGAGTAGGCGAAGACCGCGTGCGAGTCGAGAATCCGAGGGATGATGTTGTGCCCGAAGTCGTGCCGGCTGTCCTGGTGCTTGGCGTCCTCGAACAGCAGCTCGAACATCGTTCGGGTCTTGAAGACGTAGATCCCCATCGACGCCAGGGCGATGTTCGGCTGACCGGGCATCGATTCGGGGTCTTCGGGCTTCTCGGCGAAGCCGATCACCCGGTGCTGATCATCCACGTGCATCACGCCGAAGTCTCGGGCTTCGAGCCGAGGGACCGGCAAACAGGCGATCGTCAAATCAGCATCGCGCCGGCGGTGCTCGGCGATCATGTCCGCATAGTTCATCTTGTAGATGTGATCGCCGGCCAGAATCAACGTGTCTCGGGTCCGCTCCCGTTCGATCCGAAAGATGTTCTGGTAGATCGCGTCGGCCGTGCCGGCGTACCAGCTCTCGGCGATGCGCTGCTCGGGAGGCAAGACCTCGACGAACTCCCCCAGGTTCGGCGCCAGGAACTTCCACGACTTGTCGATATGGCGATTCAGGCTAAACGCCTTGTACTGCGGCAAAACCAGGATCTTGCGAATTCCGGAATTGATGCAGTTCGACATCGTGAAGTCGATGATCCGATACACCCCGCCGAACGGTACGGCAGGCTTGGCCCGATCTCGGGTCAAGGGATCGAGTCGCGTGCCCTTGCCGCCGGCGAGCACAATGGCGATGACATCCTTCATTGATTTCCAACCGAGCCGATTGCCGGGGAGAGCCGAGCGCGACACCGCGGCCTTGCAAGCGTCATTCCAATCATTCTGCGCGAGGAACCTTGCGGAACCAAGGGCTTCGCTCCTCATCCTTGGAGAAGGAGCCGCCCCCCGGCCTCCTTCCTCGGTCGGTCCAAAGAATCTCACAATCGGCATAGGCAGACGAACCGATTCCGAATAAAGTGCCGCGGTTTCTCAAGGAGTGGACGAAACTGCGATCTCAACTTGACCCCCCGACGGGAGCGCGACGGATTATGACCGCGCCACCGCCGATCCCGCCCGATCGAGCCCGATGGCTCGGCGTGATTGTGCTTGCCGTGCTGGCGCTGGCCGCCCGCCGGACCGAAAACCCCGAAGCCTTTGCGAACTCGACCCATCCCCGCTTCGACGATTCCCAAGAGGGGCGTCATCAGGGAACGATCGAGGTCGCCGGCCATTCGTGGTCCTTTGCCCTTCACGTCCCGGCGGGCTACGAAGCCGATTCCGACCGCCAATGGCCCCTGGTGCTGGCCCTGCACGGCGCCTCCGGCTCGGGGACCGCCTTCCTCGACGAAGCCGGATGGGACGACCTGGCCGATCGCGAAGGGGTCATCATCGCCGCCCCCTCCGGCCTTCCCATGCGCCCCGAGGTCAGCCCAAGCCGCGTTTTCAACCCGAGGCTCTGGAACAGCCGCCAGCATCCCCCCGATCGCCCTCGAAGCCAGGTGGACGACCTGGCCTTCTTCGATGCCTTGCTCGACGAGATCACCCGGCGATGGCGGATCGACCCCGATCGGATCTACGCCGCCGGCCACTCCAACGGCGGAGCCATGGCGCTTCGGCTCGCGGCCGAGCGGTCCGAGGTCTTCGCCGCCGTGGCCTCGGTCGCCGGCTTGCGCTACGTCGAGCCTCCCAACGAGGCCCGCGGGGTGTCCATTCTCACCATTTTCGGCGGGGCCGACCCCCTCTTGCCGACCGAGGGAGGGCTCTCGGTCCTTCCCTGGGAAGTCCGCCGCACTCCCGAAATCCTGCCCGAACTGAAGCGCTACGCCGCGCAGATCGGTTGCCCCCAGGTGGACACGGTCATCGAGCACGACGGCCCGATGCACTTCTTCTTCTACCCTCCCAGCCCCGAGGGAGCCACGCTCGGATTCATCCTGCTTGACCGGCACGGCCACGCCTGGCCGGGCGGACAGGCTCGCCTGGCCGAGCCCTTGCTGATCGGCCCCCGGAACGACCTGATCGACGCCACCGCAGTCATCTGGAAGTTCTTCGCCCACCGCAGGCGACGTTCCGACGAGCCCTCCTGATCGACGAAGAAACGATCTCAATACCGTCATGCGGCTTCGATCCGGTGGAGTCGGCGTCGGTCATTCGGAGTGGGAGATGATCTCGCCGCCGTTGCGGGTGCCCAGGGCCCGCCAGGTGGCGCGATCGATCGAGGAGGAGAACCAGCGGACCGAGCCGTCGGCCATCGCCGCGTTCACCCCGCCCGGGTGGTCACTCCGGGCGGCGAAGACGCCGATGCCGGCGTAGTTCGGGTTGCCGCAATCCGGGATCCGGCTGTTGGGCTCGACCATCGCGTAGAAGGCCGTGTACATCGCCCCGTGCAAGAGCCAGGCGTGCCCGCCATCGAGCTGGACGGTCCGGATCCCGCCCTGATTCGCGCAGGTTTCGACGAGCGAGTCGGCTTCG encodes the following:
- a CDS encoding DUF1559 domain-containing protein, whose product is MSRAFSSRRATAVRGAFTLIELLVVIAIIGVLIALLLPAVQSAREAARRAQCTNNLKQIALAALNFESTYGTLPPGNGPCGTAENPAGSTCGGRATPLAQLLPFMEGSAAYAAFNLEINLNLFGPTAANFTAQTALVSAYICPSDIHSTKMDGTIAYANYVASTGNTASSEYGSGFSFQEPNTNRLGVFNFQINRSAPRFLPGQTTVNPDYRKALGAVKLSQIRDGTSNTVMFSETRRSYAAASTLAASGVPTTDPLNVYIQNVVIDNLVTPLADQGGCYYLMPNYSTRIYYRGQQYYRSLPQNGFYSHTLTPNSRFSDCGSSNYVQNHAAARSYHPGGVNAANCDGSVKFIKETVNPDVWRAAGSRQGGEVISADQL
- the glgC gene encoding glucose-1-phosphate adenylyltransferase: MKDVIAIVLAGGKGTRLDPLTRDRAKPAVPFGGVYRIIDFTMSNCINSGIRKILVLPQYKAFSLNRHIDKSWKFLAPNLGEFVEVLPPEQRIAESWYAGTADAIYQNIFRIERERTRDTLILAGDHIYKMNYADMIAEHRRRDADLTIACLPVPRLEARDFGVMHVDDQHRVIGFAEKPEDPESMPGQPNIALASMGIYVFKTRTMFELLFEDAKHQDSRHDFGHNIIPRILDSHAVFAYSFRDENRKAAAYWKDVGTLDAYYQANMDLIQVDPSLNLYDPSWPIHTFQPSLPPPKFVHAIDHRVGAAYDSIVCNGSILSGGRAHRSLLSPNVRINSFAQVEDAILFEGVEVGRHARVRRAILDKHVHVPPGFSIGDDPELDRARGFTITEGGITVIPKGEDLERFAS
- a CDS encoding alpha/beta hydrolase family esterase produces the protein MTAPPPIPPDRARWLGVIVLAVLALAARRTENPEAFANSTHPRFDDSQEGRHQGTIEVAGHSWSFALHVPAGYEADSDRQWPLVLALHGASGSGTAFLDEAGWDDLADREGVIIAAPSGLPMRPEVSPSRVFNPRLWNSRQHPPDRPRSQVDDLAFFDALLDEITRRWRIDPDRIYAAGHSNGGAMALRLAAERSEVFAAVASVAGLRYVEPPNEARGVSILTIFGGADPLLPTEGGLSVLPWEVRRTPEILPELKRYAAQIGCPQVDTVIEHDGPMHFFFYPPSPEGATLGFILLDRHGHAWPGGQARLAEPLLIGPRNDLIDATAVIWKFFAHRRRRSDEPS